A stretch of DNA from Planococcus antarcticus DSM 14505:
CTTCCGCACCAACTTATATGCCCAAAGCGGCAAGAAACTCGCACGGTCAATAATTTTGGACGGCATGAACAAGATCAAGTCAGCAGAAGAATGAAAAGCATTTTTCAAATCCATAAAATCGGCTTTGTTGATAACTAACACTTCTGCGTTATTTTTGTAGGTTAACGTCTTTTCATTTGCGTAATACAAGTCCGGATTCCGCTGACTGTTCGGACTAACCGTACAGATTCCAAGATAGTTTTCATACCCGAAAGTTGCCAACTGGTATTTTAAAGCGCTAGTTTCAGCATTGTATTCCAACACTTTCACTTTCTGATTTTTTGGGTACGAAGCCCTTATATACTCACTGATTGTTGGCTGATTTGCCATTGCCCTATTCCCCCTTGTTTACCGGCATGCCAAGCAGTATGCCTTGCTATTTGCGCGCATACTGTCTGTCGAAATACTGCTGGTATTCGCCGCTGATGATTTGTTCCCACCAGTCCTTGTTTTCTAGAAACCAGTCAACTGTCTGAGCGATTCCTGTTTCGAAATCATAGACGGGTCGCCAGCCCAATTGTTCGATTTTTGTCGGATCGATGGCATACCGCTTGTCATGGCCCAACCGATCTTCGACAAACTCGACCAGACTTTCCGACTTCCCTAAAGCCTGAATGATGGTGCGCACCACTTCCAGATTGGTCCGCTCGTTGTGGCCGCCGATATTATATACTTCACCGGTTTCACCGCTTTGCATCACCAGATCGATTGCCGCGCAATGGTCTAGGACATGCAGCCAGTCACGGATATTTTTGCCATCGCCGTAAACTGGAACTTTTTGATCGTTCAGCACCCGGGAAATCGTCAGTGGAATGAGCTTTTCCGGAAAATGGTAAGGTCCGTAATTATTGGAGCAACGCGTAATATTAACCGGTAAACCATAGGTCTCGTAATAAGCCCTGACCAACAGATCCGAGGATGCTTTGCTGGCGCTATAGGGACTGTTTGGCTGCAGCGGCGTTTCTTCCGTAAAGAAAGTTGTCGGATCAAAATCCAATTCCCCGTAAACTTCATCCGTTGATACATGAACGAATTTCTTAATTTTCGCTCGTTTGGCTGCATCCAACAATACTTGCGTCCCCAGAACATTCGTCCGGATAAAAATCTCTGGGTCCGTAATCGATCGATCAACATGGCTTTCTGCCGCAAAATGCACCACGTAAGTAAAGTCTACTTGTTCAAATAGCTTACCGACCGCCTGTCGATCAGCGATATCAATATGGACAAAGCTGTAGTTCATGTCATTTTCAATTTTTTGATGCTTTGTTAGATCTCCTGCATATGTCAGCAGATCTAAATTATAAATATGATAATGCGGATATTTTTCGGCCATGTATTGGACAAAGTTCCCTCCGATAAAACCTGCTCCGCCTGTTACGAGTATATTTTCCATGGGGGCGCCCCTTTCATAAGTTATTGGGTAACAATGATTTTTCGGAAGCGATGTCCAGTAAATATTGGCCGTAATCCGTCTTTTTCAAAGACTGCGCCAGTTCAATCAATTGCGCTTGGCTAATATAGCCTTTCCGGTAAGCAATTTCCTCGAGGCAAGCGATATACAAGCCCTGTCTTTTTTGAATGGCTTCTACAAAGTTAGAGGCTTCTAGCAGCGCTTCATGCGTTCCTGTATCCAGCCACGCCAGTCCGCGTCCCATGATATTGACTTGCAATTCACCTTGTTTTAAATATTCATCGATAACGGACGTAATCTCTTTTTCTCCTCGTGCTGAAGGAGTTATACCTTTGGCAATCTCGATAACATGATTGTCGAAAAAATAAAGACCTGGTATGGCGTAAGAGGATTTTGGCTGCTCTGGTTTTTCTTCAATGGAGATGATATTCAATTCATCATCCACTTCCACAACCCCATAAGCTCTCGGATCCGCTACATGGCAGCCAAAAATAATACTGCCTTTTGTCAGCTCTGCCGATTCTCGTAGCCGACTCCCAAAATCCGATCCGTAAAAAACATTATCGCCCAGTACCAGTGCAACAGATGAATCACCGATAAAACTTTCACCGATTGTAAACGCTTCGGCCAATCCGTTCGGCTCTTCCTGAATTGCATATTCCAGTTTGATGCCCAGTTTCTGACCATTGCCAAGCAAACTTAAAAATCCGGAGATGTCTCTCGGTGTTGATATAATCAAAATTTCTTTAATTCCTGCAAGCATCAACACAGACAGTGGATAATAAATCATTGGTTTGTCATATACAGGCAGCATTTGCTTTGAAATCGATTTGGTTAATGGGTAAAGGCGCGTCCCCGTTCCACCAGCTAAAATAATCCCTTTCATCATAGATCCCTCATTTCTTAAATTTGAGATAAACTTTTTTGTGTTATGTGAAGTTCCCGAATAATGCCGCAGATCAGTGCGACTGAACTAACTGGCAAATCTCCGTAATACGGCATCGCTAGTACCTGCTGAACTGCCTGTTGTGCATGCGGAAGATTTTCTGGACGTGCGGATGGTAGATCGCTGTACCATTCGAAATCACTGCATAAAGGATAAAAATACTTTCTAGCGAATACATTGTATTTCTGAAGTTCCTTGTGCACGGCGTCTCTCGATTGACCAAATACCGCTTCATCGATTCGAATGACAAAATATTGATAGCTACTGGATTCCCCCTCAAGAGTAGTTAAAATTTGAATGCCTTCAATGTCTGCTAAATTCTCTTCGTAGGCTTTTTTGATGATATAGCGCTTGCTGCGTTCTTCGCCGATCACTTTCAGGACTTCAAGGCCGACTCCTGCCTGGACTTCATTCATTTTGGCGTTTAATCCGGACACTACCACTTCTTCAGCACTGGCAATCCCAAAGTTTTTCAGCAAATCCAAGCTTTTGTCGAGCGCCGGATTATTGTAGGTGAGCGCCCCGCCTTCGATGGTGTTGAACAGTTTTGTCGCGTGAAAGCTGAACATCGTCATATCCCCAAAACTGCTGATGGGCACGTCGTTTATTTTGGAGCCGAACGCATGGGCACCGTCATAGATCACTTTCAGCCCATGCTTATCGGCAATCGCCTGTATTTTTTCCACATCACACGGATTTCCGAATACATGAACTCCTAGAATTGCAGTGGTTTTTTCGGTAATCAATGCCTCGATTTTGTCGGCATCGATATTGAAGGTCACCGGATCGATGTCGCAAAATACCGGCGTCAAATTATTCCAATCCAGTGCCTGTACGGTCGCAGGAAATGTAAAAGGTGTAGTGATGACTTCGCCCGTCAGTTTCAAGGCTTTCAACCCCAACAGCAAAGCCATTGTTCCGTTGGAGAACATGGAAATATGATCTATCTCCAGATACTCTTTGAGCTGATGACTCAATTCATCATGCTGCTTGCCGAAGTTTGTCAACTGCTTGCTGTTCCACACCACCCTTAAGCGTTCCGTGATATCAGTGAAATCCGGCAATAAAGGTCGTGTGACATAGATTGGTTGTTCAAAAGCTTTAGCCATTTACATTCCCTCCCAAGGTATAAATCTGTTTTCCGCGATTCAACCCGTCTTAGCGGGTTTTATCTTTTTTATTACAGGTACCAGCAAATCATAGACCGTATCGAATTCCTTAATTTTCAACAATCTGCAAATCCCAACATAAAGCACTAAGCCAATTCCAATTTGAAGAAGCAAGGTCAATAACTCCGAAAAAGGCAGCAGCCTGCCAATGCCATAAACCACTGCCCCCATCCCAAACGAAATTGCGTAAATCGGCAGCAGGTCACGCACCTGTTCTTTAACGCTGTACGAAATCTCTCGTCCTGAAAAATAAATATTGATGAAAAGAGAAATATGCGAATCCAGAACAATGGTTGCCACCAGCACGATAATGCTCCAGTCCATCCAAATCACAATAAAAATCATTGTTGTCGGTATGATTGTCTTAATGATTTCCAGGTATAGAAACAGATCTGAACGCCCTTTAACTTGCAGGATGTTCAAGTTCAAGGCATGAATTGGATAAAGCATACCGGCGATACACAGCAACTGGAAATAAGGCACCATAGTCATCCATTTCTCACCAAAGATCAGGTAAATCAGTGGTTCCGCGACTGCTGCTATACCAATCATGACAGGAAAAATAAGAAATCCAGACAACTTGATGACTTTCTTAAAACTTTGCTTTAGCCTCTCTTCCTGATCCTGGATTCCGCTTAATACCGGATAGGTTACACGTTGGATTGTCGCCGTCAATGTCTGTGTTGCCACATCGCTGAATTTCGCGGCATTGGTGTAATAACCCAAGGACTTTACCGAATATTGCTTTCCGATGATCAAGTAGTAAATATTGTTATAGGCTGTATCAATCAATCCGGAAACGAGTAGCTTCCAGCCAAAACCAAATAAGCGCTTGAATGATGCTATGCTGAAAACCAAGGTAGGCAACCATTTTCTGGAAAACACCAGCAGCAGCGCCTGAATCAAATTCAATGCCAACATGCGAACCACTAAGCTCCAGACGCCGAACCCCATCACCGCCATCACAACAGCAATTGCTCCTGACAGGATGCTCGCTGTCATATTGACTTTTGCCTGTACTTTGAAATTTACTTCTTTCGTGAACATTGCCCTTGGAATAATCGAAAATGCATTAATGATGACCCCGAGTGACAGCACCCTGATAATGGATATTAATTGGGCTTGATCAAAGAAATTACTGATCAGAGGTGCCGATAAGAACAATACTCCATAAATAAAAAGAGAAACAGCCAAGTTGAAATAGAAAACTGTCGAATAATCGGTTTGGTTAGCTTTTTGATCGCGGATCAACGCTTGGGTGAAGCCACTGTCGACGAGCGAATTCGAAAGTGCGACAAACACCAGAATCATTCCGATCAACCCAAATTCTGTAGGCGTTAATAACCGCGCCAAGATGATTTGGATAATAAACTGAACACCTTGATTGCCCATCATATCCCCGAAGCTCCAAAGCAGACCGCTAATTGTTTTTTTCTTCAACGAACTTTCCTGTTTCATCTGCCGTCTCCTATCGAAGAATTTTTTACAGTTTCATGAAAAGCACTTAACTATTCAGAAATTTCAACTCAATCTCTATTTTTTATAAAAATTAGGTAAATAACATCTACTATTCCGTTAAATAACCATTACCTCATTTCAGATACGCTACTTTGTGCTTATTTATACTTCTTGTTTTTCATTCTAACATACTATAAGTCATTAATAACAGATAATTTAGATTATTTTTTATTTTTATTATGCAAATTATTCCACTATCTTTTTATAGAAGGACAAAAAAGCTGCTTTTCAACTGCAGTTTAACGAAATATTCCTCATTTAACTGTTAGATACTTACTAATTTATGTAAATTTAATTATTTTACTTCTGCATAACTCTTTATAGGTCTATATCGCTAATC
This window harbors:
- the rfbB gene encoding dTDP-glucose 4,6-dehydratase, which encodes MENILVTGGAGFIGGNFVQYMAEKYPHYHIYNLDLLTYAGDLTKHQKIENDMNYSFVHIDIADRQAVGKLFEQVDFTYVVHFAAESHVDRSITDPEIFIRTNVLGTQVLLDAAKRAKIKKFVHVSTDEVYGELDFDPTTFFTEETPLQPNSPYSASKASSDLLVRAYYETYGLPVNITRCSNNYGPYHFPEKLIPLTISRVLNDQKVPVYGDGKNIRDWLHVLDHCAAIDLVMQSGETGEVYNIGGHNERTNLEVVRTIIQALGKSESLVEFVEDRLGHDKRYAIDPTKIEQLGWRPVYDFETGIAQTVDWFLENKDWWEQIISGEYQQYFDRQYARK
- the rfbA gene encoding glucose-1-phosphate thymidylyltransferase RfbA; protein product: MKGIILAGGTGTRLYPLTKSISKQMLPVYDKPMIYYPLSVLMLAGIKEILIISTPRDISGFLSLLGNGQKLGIKLEYAIQEEPNGLAEAFTIGESFIGDSSVALVLGDNVFYGSDFGSRLRESAELTKGSIIFGCHVADPRAYGVVEVDDELNIISIEEKPEQPKSSYAIPGLYFFDNHVIEIAKGITPSARGEKEITSVIDEYLKQGELQVNIMGRGLAWLDTGTHEALLEASNFVEAIQKRQGLYIACLEEIAYRKGYISQAQLIELAQSLKKTDYGQYLLDIASEKSLLPNNL
- a CDS encoding DegT/DnrJ/EryC1/StrS family aminotransferase, which produces MAKAFEQPIYVTRPLLPDFTDITERLRVVWNSKQLTNFGKQHDELSHQLKEYLEIDHISMFSNGTMALLLGLKALKLTGEVITTPFTFPATVQALDWNNLTPVFCDIDPVTFNIDADKIEALITEKTTAILGVHVFGNPCDVEKIQAIADKHGLKVIYDGAHAFGSKINDVPISSFGDMTMFSFHATKLFNTIEGGALTYNNPALDKSLDLLKNFGIASAEEVVVSGLNAKMNEVQAGVGLEVLKVIGEERSKRYIIKKAYEENLADIEGIQILTTLEGESSSYQYFVIRIDEAVFGQSRDAVHKELQKYNVFARKYFYPLCSDFEWYSDLPSARPENLPHAQQAVQQVLAMPYYGDLPVSSVALICGIIRELHITQKSLSQI
- a CDS encoding lipopolysaccharide biosynthesis protein yields the protein MKQESSLKKKTISGLLWSFGDMMGNQGVQFIIQIILARLLTPTEFGLIGMILVFVALSNSLVDSGFTQALIRDQKANQTDYSTVFYFNLAVSLFIYGVLFLSAPLISNFFDQAQLISIIRVLSLGVIINAFSIIPRAMFTKEVNFKVQAKVNMTASILSGAIAVVMAVMGFGVWSLVVRMLALNLIQALLLVFSRKWLPTLVFSIASFKRLFGFGWKLLVSGLIDTAYNNIYYLIIGKQYSVKSLGYYTNAAKFSDVATQTLTATIQRVTYPVLSGIQDQEERLKQSFKKVIKLSGFLIFPVMIGIAAVAEPLIYLIFGEKWMTMVPYFQLLCIAGMLYPIHALNLNILQVKGRSDLFLYLEIIKTIIPTTMIFIVIWMDWSIIVLVATIVLDSHISLFINIYFSGREISYSVKEQVRDLLPIYAISFGMGAVVYGIGRLLPFSELLTLLLQIGIGLVLYVGICRLLKIKEFDTVYDLLVPVIKKIKPAKTG